Proteins encoded in a region of the Hippocampus zosterae strain Florida chromosome 11, ASM2543408v3, whole genome shotgun sequence genome:
- the b3gnt2b gene encoding N-acetyllactosaminide beta-1,3-N-acetylglucosaminyltransferase 2 gives MALLRLRLKVLLTVTMVNVFIFILISRHNGRGKDFQEKVQVPSKPFWNKMTPSSGYWNRQQQVLDFWNNPILGNHSGADFPGWLNETRLSFEPCQPDTGVTTQVKDYNSLPLRFKDFLLYMHCRYYPVLVDQADICKEPPFLLLAVKSLAPHFDRRQAIRQSWGKAGVVANRTVVTVFLLGQTTSGDHYPDLSPMLSYESERHRDIIQWYYRDSFFNLTIKEVLFLDWIQTRCAGAKFVFKGDDDVFVNTYAILSFLDGLSPSKAADLFVGDVITNAGPHRDKKVKYFIPESMYIGSYPPYAGGGGYLYSAGVATRLHATSRRVALYPIDDVYTGMCLMKAGLVPEKHKGFRTFNIEEKYRSNPCAYKGLMLVHPRTPQEMIQIWSWLNQPDLNCQ, from the coding sequence ATGGCACTGCTGCGGTTGAGGCTGAAGGTTCTGTTGACTGTGACGATGGTCAAcgtcttcatcttcatcctgaTCTCCCGACACAACGGGCGGGGCAAGGACTTCCAGGAGAAAGTGCAGGTCCCCTCCAAACCCTTCTGGAATAAGATGACGCCCAGCTCGGGCTACTGGAACCGTCAGCAACAGGTTCTGGACTTCTGGAACAACCCCATCCTCGGCAATCACAGCGGCGCCGACTTCCCCGGTTGGCTCAATGAAACCCGTTTGTCTTTTGAACCCTGCCAGCCGGACACCGGGGTGACCACTCAGGTGAAAGATTACAACTCTCTACCGTTGCGATTCAAGGACTTTCTGCTCTACATGCACTGCCGCTATTACCCGGTTCTGGTAGACCAAGCGGACATCTGCAAGGAGCCGCCCTTCCTGCTGCTAGCTGTCAAGTCCCTGGCGCCGCATTTTGACAGGCGTCAGGCCATACGCCAGTCGTGGGGGAAGGCGGGGGTGGTCGCCAACCGCACCGTGGTGACGGTCTTCCTCCTGGGCCAGACCACATCGGGGGACCACTACCCGGACCTGTCGCCGATGCTAAGCTACGAGAGCGAACGACATCGGGACATCATCCAGTGGTACTACCGGGACTCCTTCTTTAACTTGACTATCAAGGAGGTTCTCTTTCTAGACTGGATACAGACACGTTGCGCCGGTGCCAAATTCGTTTTCAAGGGAGACGATGACGTCTTTGTCAACACCTATGCGATCCTGAGCTTCCTGGATGGGCTGTCGCCGTCCAAAGCTGCGGACCTCTTCGTGGGTGACGTCATCACCAATGCCGGGCCGCACCGGGACAAGAAGGTGAAGTACTTCATCCCGGAGAGCATGTACATCGGCTCGTACCCACCTtacgccggcggcggcggctaccTGTACTCGGCCGGCGTCGCCACCCGCCTGCACGCTACCTCCCGCCGGGTGGCGCTCTACCCCATCGACGACGTCTACACGGGCATGTGCCTGATGAAGGCGGGGCTGGTCCCCGAGAAGCACAAGGGCTTTCGAACCTTCAACATCGAGGAGAAGTACCGGTCCAACCCATGCGCCTACAAGGGCCTGATGCTGGTCCACCCGCGCACGCCGCAGGAGATGATCCAGATCTGGTCCTGGCTCAATCAGCCAGATCTCAACTGCCAGTAG